A single region of the Anaerostipes rhamnosivorans genome encodes:
- a CDS encoding phosphoglycerate dehydrogenase has protein sequence MKTILVTPRGYAKYGSKAGKRLEALGYEMDVNHTGRPLPKDVFAEKAKRASGIIAGVDELNEELLRECRHLKAIVKFGVGTDNIDLPVCEELGIKVGRCIGTNSNAVAELTIGMMFAAARHIVSNAINVKSHGWNKPTGLELFHKKIGIIGFGNIGKHVARIANGIGMEVLIYDMFDAAQDVLAEYNAQQTSVEQILKECDFISIHVPLTQETKDMISTKEFKIMKDTAVLVNAARGGIVNEYALYIALKNKEIYACASDVFTSEPPQREPWIDELLKMDHFIQTAHIASRSQESEINTVNAATDTMIQLLQN, from the coding sequence ATGAAAACGATTCTAGTAACACCGAGAGGGTATGCAAAATACGGCAGTAAAGCAGGAAAACGTTTAGAAGCACTTGGCTATGAAATGGACGTCAATCATACAGGCAGACCACTTCCAAAAGACGTGTTTGCAGAAAAAGCAAAGCGGGCGTCCGGGATCATCGCGGGTGTTGACGAACTGAATGAAGAACTCCTCCGGGAATGCAGGCACCTAAAAGCCATTGTGAAATTCGGGGTTGGGACCGATAATATTGATCTTCCTGTCTGCGAAGAACTAGGGATTAAAGTCGGCCGCTGTATTGGAACGAATTCCAATGCAGTCGCAGAACTCACCATCGGAATGATGTTTGCGGCTGCAAGGCATATTGTGAGTAATGCTATAAATGTCAAAAGTCACGGTTGGAACAAACCAACAGGACTGGAACTCTTTCATAAGAAAATTGGAATTATCGGGTTTGGTAATATCGGAAAACATGTTGCAAGAATAGCAAATGGGATCGGAATGGAAGTTCTGATCTATGATATGTTTGACGCTGCCCAAGATGTACTGGCTGAATACAACGCACAACAAACATCTGTGGAACAAATCCTGAAGGAATGTGACTTTATCTCCATCCATGTGCCTCTTACACAAGAGACAAAGGACATGATCTCAACCAAAGAATTTAAAATAATGAAGGACACAGCTGTTTTAGTAAACGCAGCCCGAGGCGGAATTGTAAACGAATATGCACTTTACATAGCATTAAAAAACAAAGAGATCTACGCCTGTGCATCCGACGTCTTCACCTCAGAACCTCCCCAGAGGGAACCTTGGATTGATGAGCTGCTCAAGATGGATCACTTTATCCAGACAGCCCATATCGCATCCCGTTCACAAGAGTCTGAGATCAATACCGTAAATGCAGCAACCGACACGATGATACAACTTTTACAGAATTAA
- a CDS encoding beta/alpha barrel domain-containing protein, protein MKKEEIILGIKKTGLMAIVRVETVERGYEIAQGCLDGGVNVLEISYTNNNAGEVISALKKKYKEDLLVGAGTVLDGTTARLAIMSGAQFIIAPCYDEGVAQICNLYQIPYAPGCTSYTEMLTALKAGASFIKAFPISNYYGPSLAKVVKVPCPQVPVMASGGADFDNLAEWFENGADCVGLGGLLTKGSTEEIAANAKKLRDIVTDVRKG, encoded by the coding sequence ATGAAAAAGGAAGAAATTATTTTAGGAATCAAAAAAACCGGCTTAATGGCAATCGTCCGGGTGGAAACCGTGGAACGTGGTTATGAGATCGCCCAGGGATGCCTGGATGGCGGAGTCAACGTTCTTGAAATCAGCTATACCAACAACAACGCCGGAGAAGTGATCTCTGCTTTAAAAAAGAAATATAAGGAGGATCTGCTGGTCGGCGCGGGCACCGTCCTAGACGGAACAACGGCCCGCCTTGCAATTATGAGCGGGGCACAATTTATCATTGCCCCTTGTTATGACGAAGGTGTCGCGCAAATTTGCAACTTATACCAGATTCCATATGCGCCGGGATGTACTTCTTATACGGAAATGTTGACGGCACTAAAGGCAGGCGCATCCTTTATAAAGGCATTTCCAATCTCCAATTACTACGGCCCCAGCTTAGCTAAAGTGGTAAAAGTGCCATGCCCCCAGGTGCCGGTCATGGCGTCGGGCGGAGCTGACTTCGACAACCTTGCAGAGTGGTTTGAAAACGGAGCTGACTGCGTTGGCCTGGGCGGATTACTTACCAAAGGTTCCACAGAGGAAATTGCGGCAAACGCAAAAAAGCTGCGTGATATTGTAACAGACGTAAGAAAAGGATGA
- a CDS encoding ChbG/HpnK family deacetylase — MKIILNADDFGLTHEANLGIAKAFDEGFCSQASVVTNTNYFDEAVSLAEKNNFKHKVGLHINLFDGTPLTSGIKKLKQYARSDLFDYHPDFLHRVTPIYTDVIAEELEAQIQKYLSGGFSLMNIDSHHCAFYDIPVLYGLMPLVKKYKFESVRYIGNSFFNGSKWRHFYGAQWKKKMDQLHLRHANYSSSVATFDKNRKSRNPQLMKAKKAEVYVHPVLVEGYFIDNYTGGTHLEDSFKKAKLDKMKFITSRDL, encoded by the coding sequence ATGAAGATTATACTAAATGCTGACGATTTTGGATTGACTCATGAAGCAAATCTGGGAATCGCAAAAGCCTTCGATGAAGGTTTCTGCTCCCAGGCTTCTGTGGTGACCAACACGAATTATTTTGATGAGGCAGTGTCCCTGGCAGAAAAAAATAACTTTAAGCACAAGGTCGGCTTACATATCAATCTGTTCGATGGGACCCCGTTAACCTCCGGGATCAAGAAACTGAAACAATATGCCAGATCAGATCTGTTTGATTATCATCCAGACTTTCTTCACAGAGTGACTCCAATCTATACAGATGTCATCGCAGAGGAATTAGAAGCACAGATCCAAAAGTATCTAAGCGGAGGTTTTTCTCTGATGAATATCGACTCCCACCACTGTGCATTTTATGATATTCCGGTTCTTTACGGATTGATGCCCTTGGTAAAAAAATATAAATTTGAATCTGTCCGTTACATTGGAAACAGTTTTTTTAACGGGAGTAAATGGCGGCATTTCTACGGCGCCCAGTGGAAGAAAAAAATGGATCAGCTGCATCTTCGTCATGCAAACTATTCCAGCAGTGTGGCCACCTTTGATAAAAACCGCAAAAGCCGGAATCCTCAGCTTATGAAGGCAAAGAAGGCAGAGGTATACGTTCATCCTGTTTTAGTTGAGGGATATTTTATTGATAACTACACAGGCGGTACGCATCTTGAAGATAGTTTTAAAAAGGCCAAATTAGACAAAATGAAATTTATTACATCCAGAGACTTATAA
- a CDS encoding PTS system mannose/fructose/sorbose family transporter subunit IID, with the protein METIEKKRLSKKDIIKSYLIWTFFSHSTYNYERMQASGVLHTLAPSLEKLYGKETQELKDACKRHMEFFNTEPNVGGCILGITLALEEQKANGEDVDEEMISSIKTGLMGPLAGIGDTIWQGTLSPIALGIILGMAKAGNFLGPIIYLIIIGVVLFGLGYLSYTKGYYMGREGIGKIIGSGLLNKVTEKATIVGATVLGGLVASYVTVSCGLKLNLSTGTLDVQTAVFDSILKGILPLGITLLTVFMLRKKVNVNIILLVLILIGTVGTLIGFF; encoded by the coding sequence ATGGAAACCATAGAAAAAAAGAGATTAAGTAAAAAAGATATCATCAAGTCCTATCTGATCTGGACATTCTTCAGCCATTCAACCTACAACTATGAACGAATGCAGGCCTCCGGGGTACTGCATACCCTGGCGCCGAGCCTGGAAAAATTATACGGAAAAGAGACACAGGAATTAAAAGACGCATGCAAACGGCACATGGAGTTCTTTAATACAGAACCTAATGTAGGAGGCTGTATCTTAGGGATTACTCTTGCCTTAGAAGAGCAAAAAGCAAACGGTGAAGATGTAGACGAAGAAATGATTTCAAGCATCAAAACAGGTTTGATGGGACCTCTGGCAGGCATCGGCGACACAATCTGGCAGGGAACGTTATCCCCCATAGCATTGGGTATTATCCTTGGAATGGCAAAGGCCGGAAACTTCTTAGGACCGATCATCTACCTGATAATCATTGGCGTTGTGTTATTCGGCCTTGGTTACTTATCCTATACCAAAGGTTACTATATGGGACGCGAAGGAATCGGAAAGATCATCGGAAGCGGTTTATTAAACAAAGTAACCGAAAAAGCAACCATCGTTGGGGCAACGGTACTGGGAGGACTGGTGGCATCTTATGTAACTGTGTCCTGCGGATTAAAGTTAAATTTAAGCACAGGTACACTGGACGTGCAGACTGCAGTATTTGACAGTATCTTAAAAGGTATCCTGCCGTTGGGAATCACCCTATTAACTGTATTTATGTTGAGAAAAAAAGTCAATGTCAACATCATATTACTGGTGCTGATCCTAATTGGCACAGTGGGAACACTGATCGGATTCTTTTAG
- a CDS encoding PTS mannose/fructose/sorbose/N-acetylgalactosamine transporter subunit IIC, translating to MHISILQAVLIGLVYYLGANGTPWLTVNMSWALRRPLISGILVGLILGDPVKGCMVGAAINVTYLAQITAGGAQTMDEGLAGTVGTALAIISNASTGVAVTLAVPISLLGNLLWMIYMTGDIFIVHRTDKIAETGDVKKIIFYNIVPSQIFKCIIYTIPVAIAVYSGSGVITSMLQALKGTPVIDVLTTIGTILPALGIAMNFKAILSNAGAKAYLYLLLGFILSIYINLPLVVIGILAVIIALLQNSESSALS from the coding sequence ATGCATATTTCAATTTTACAGGCAGTTTTGATTGGCCTGGTCTACTATTTGGGAGCAAATGGGACACCATGGCTTACTGTTAACATGAGCTGGGCGTTGAGAAGGCCTTTAATATCCGGGATCCTGGTTGGTCTTATCTTAGGCGATCCTGTCAAAGGCTGTATGGTCGGTGCGGCGATCAATGTAACCTATCTTGCACAGATTACAGCAGGCGGCGCCCAGACCATGGATGAGGGTCTGGCGGGAACTGTCGGAACAGCACTGGCAATCATCTCAAATGCGTCCACAGGAGTCGCAGTAACACTTGCAGTACCGATTTCCTTACTGGGCAACTTATTATGGATGATTTATATGACAGGGGATATTTTCATTGTCCATAGAACCGATAAAATCGCGGAGACAGGAGATGTAAAGAAAATCATTTTCTATAACATCGTTCCTTCCCAGATTTTTAAGTGCATCATTTATACCATTCCGGTGGCAATTGCCGTATACAGTGGGTCAGGTGTTATTACAAGCATGCTGCAGGCATTAAAGGGAACACCCGTGATTGATGTATTGACTACGATCGGGACAATTCTTCCTGCCCTTGGTATTGCAATGAATTTTAAAGCCATCTTATCGAACGCTGGGGCAAAAGCATACTTATATCTGCTGTTAGGTTTTATTTTATCTATTTATATCAACCTGCCATTGGTGGTCATCGGTATTTTAGCAGTGATTATAGCACTTTTACAGAACAGCGAAAGTTCAGCTTTAAGTTAG
- a CDS encoding PTS sugar transporter subunit IIB yields the protein MSKIVLSRIDDRLIHGQVMTAWVQHVGGNEIVIVDDKVAKDPFLSAVITGAVPKHLNAQAMTIDDAAEYLEKIKDEDKNIIILAKGPKVFLDLLEKGVQVKEINLGGMGSTQERKKLYKNISASDEERDMLKQLSAQHVHVYIQVVPNMETVEINKIL from the coding sequence ATGAGCAAAATAGTATTATCACGGATTGATGACCGTTTAATTCACGGCCAAGTCATGACAGCATGGGTCCAGCATGTGGGAGGGAATGAAATTGTGATCGTCGACGACAAAGTCGCAAAGGATCCATTTTTAAGCGCAGTCATTACAGGTGCAGTACCAAAGCACCTAAACGCTCAGGCAATGACTATTGACGACGCCGCAGAGTATTTAGAAAAGATAAAAGATGAGGATAAAAACATTATTATTTTAGCAAAGGGACCCAAGGTTTTTCTGGATTTGCTTGAAAAAGGTGTCCAAGTAAAAGAAATCAATTTAGGCGGAATGGGTTCTACTCAAGAACGAAAAAAATTATATAAAAATATTTCTGCAAGTGATGAAGAAAGAGATATGTTGAAGCAATTGTCAGCACAGCATGTACATGTCTATATTCAGGTCGTGCCAAATATGGAAACTGTAGAGATAAATAAAATACTTTAA
- a CDS encoding PTS sugar transporter subunit IIA, protein MTDIIVATHGGLAEGMIDALELMIGKQENIWFLGLRHEDSIDTFIKRVDSFAADTDHDILFMTDLLGASPYNAAAQAIHHNRDKHVICVSGINLSMLVEAALKRNDMKLDDLADYLVETGKQGIAKLSLNMERGGTL, encoded by the coding sequence ATGACAGACATTATAGTGGCGACACACGGAGGACTTGCAGAAGGTATGATCGATGCATTGGAACTTATGATAGGGAAACAGGAAAATATATGGTTTCTTGGATTGCGGCATGAGGATAGTATTGATACTTTTATCAAAAGGGTCGATTCTTTCGCCGCGGACACAGATCACGATATCTTATTCATGACAGACTTATTAGGAGCCAGCCCATACAATGCCGCAGCCCAGGCGATTCATCATAACAGGGACAAACATGTTATCTGTGTGTCGGGAATTAATTTATCTATGCTGGTGGAAGCAGCTTTGAAAAGAAACGATATGAAACTGGATGATCTGGCAGATTATCTTGTTGAGACCGGAAAACAGGGAATTGCTAAATTATCATTAAATATGGAGAGAGGAGGGACATTATGA